Proteins found in one Triticum urartu cultivar G1812 chromosome 4, Tu2.1, whole genome shotgun sequence genomic segment:
- the LOC125550899 gene encoding uncharacterized protein LOC125550899 translates to MACHQRSASLPSIDHSSESKVDVELQRLKSCISSPFATIVTMCGGYARLGDIYKNIEEIMDLPSNQVGLSFPPNKKMVEEELERSLVLIDLCNSMQENLAGLKMNTQELELVLKRGDDAAVQLKVESFIRLAKQAQKPFKKITSSKAVAEDCRLVRVLAEAREMSVSLLESTLHLLLKQFTTKKGSKWSLVQKRKVVCEEEQLQVLE, encoded by the coding sequence ATGGCTTGCCATCAAAGATCTGCAAGTTTGCCTTCTATTGATCACTCCAGTGAATCCAAAGTAGATGTAGAGCTGCAGCGCCTGAAGTCATGCATCTCTTCACCCTTCGCAACCATCGTCACAATGTGTGGTGGCTACGCAAGGCTTGGAGACATCTACAAGAACATAGAGGAGATCATGGACTTGCCCAGCAACCAAGTTGGCCTCTCCTTTCCCCCAAACAAGAAAATGGTGGAAGAGGAACTGGAACGGTCCCTCGTGCTGATCGATCTCTGCAATTCCATGCAAGAGAATTTAGCAGGGCTGAAGATGAATACTCAGGAGCTGGAACTGGTTCTCAAAAGAGGAGATGATGCGGCTGTTCAGCTCAAGGTCGAGTCTTTCATTCGCCTCGCGAAGCAGGCCCAGAAGCCTTTCAAGAAGATCACAAGCAGCAAAGCTGTTGCTGAGGATTGCAGGCTGGTCAGGGTACTGGCGGAAGCCAGAGAGATGTCTGTTTCTCTACTTGAGTCCACATTGCATCTGTTGCTAAAGCAGTTCACCACCAAAAAAGGAAGCAAATGGTCTCTTGTCCAGAAAAGAAAGGTCGTTTGTGAGGAGGAACAGTTGCAAGTGCTAGAGTGA